One genomic window of Cheilinus undulatus linkage group 7, ASM1832078v1, whole genome shotgun sequence includes the following:
- the LOC121511861 gene encoding fibronectin type III domain-containing protein 9, with protein MGITVYNISSTTAKVKWPASPTCLDTFYSVMYHPNLNSLVMSYKRKSFMHEDRIPVSQTSTHVGNLLPQTAYFLCVTCQAANPVQDQCQVFSTLSESSEGHDRAGWEFAVGVWLTCCLLLLVIAGILMWGCLHNICPFPGQGGGGCNVITNSNHQDMSGSGRLYTHRRSSTDSSKHAANIQRPLLSTQRGSHVITQDHELRTLAKLSGSEPV; from the coding sequence ATGGGAATCACAGTCTACAACATCTCGTCCACCACAGCCAAAGTGAAATGGCCAGCGTCGCCCACCTGCCTCGACACTTTCTACAGTGTCATGTACCACCCAAACTTGAACAGCCTCGTCATGAGCTACAAACGCAAGAGCTTCATGCACGAGGATCGAATCCCGGTCAGCCAGACCAGCACGCACGTGGGTAACCTCCTTCCTCAGACCGCCTACTTCCTGTGTGTGACATGTCAGGCAGCCAATCCGGTGCAGGATCAGTGCCAGGTGTTCAGCACTCTGAGTGAGAGCAGTGAAGGTCATGACAGAGCTGGCTGGGAGTTTGCTGTGGGCGTGTGGCTGACCTGCTGCCTCTTGCTGCTGGTCATCGCTGGCATCCTGATGTGGGGGTGTCTCCACAACATCTGCCCCTTCCCTGGTCAGGGTGGAGGCGGCTGTAACGTGATCACCAACTCAAACCACCAAGACATGTCTGGGTCAGGTCGTCTCTACACACACAGACGCAGCAGCACCGACAGCTCCAAACATGCTGCCAACATCCAGCGTCCCCTCCTCTCCACGCAGAGAGGCAGCCATGTAATTACCCAGGACCATGAGCTGAGGACGCTTGCTAAGCTGTCGGGCAGTGAGCCAGTATGA